TCAGATAATACATTATAAACTCTGCTATATTGGTATTTCCATCTTGTCACAGTTGAGTATTACACTGTTGTTAAGACTGTTTGCCATGTCTCTCAAAGAGTCGCATATAATGTAATTTATTGTTACTCCAATGTTGTGTTACTTATCCTCAAATTATTTGTGCTGTTGTACTGGTTAGATGTACAACCATAAAAAAAAACTCTGCTTTAAGTGCCCATTTTGCAATTTTGATAGTGCAGGTTTCTCACATGGCATCTGGAGATTATTTTATAGTGCAAGCacttcaaaaaaatgtgaagtTATTGCCATTGTTATGCAAATCATCATTCTGTGTTTATTGATCAAAGGATAATTTTTTATGCAGGCAACCTTCTGATATTGGCAAGACTGCTGTGAAGTACAAATCAGAGAGACGAGCGGCAACGGAGGCTGAAGGATTCAAGATACTTGGAAATTCAGGGGATCAGTGGAGTGATTTGATAGGATCTCCAATGGCCACGAGATCCTTTAAGCTTCCAAATCCAATGTACTTTATCAGTTGATTTTGTTGGTGGAACGGTGGAGGAAATAGCTGTTCCTTTGGCAGGGCATTCCTACCATCATATTTGGTTGCACTGCTTTCATTGTAAAGATTTCATTAGTCATCAACTCATCATTCTAGACATAAATCTGGGTTTATCCTCAAGCATGTCAAAAACCGCTGGGGCGTGAGGGCATTGAATCTGCCCGATGATGGTTTGTAACTACTCATCTTTTTCCATACTGTGGAATTGTGGAAAGGATTTGTGGTTATGTAAGTTGTGTGGCCGTTCAAATTGCCTTCATTTGTGAAGCATCTATTTTCAAAGTTGAAGAAGATGAACTTTCAATTAAGTTTATAAATTTGAGTATATTCAGATATACATGCTGCTTCTCTCGTCAATTTGTGTGGTGTTTTCAGTAAGTTTACTGTAAATTCAAATGGCCGAAATTGTGCTGTCCTTGCCCCCGGGATTAAGCTTGACAAGAATGTACTCTGCTTTTAAGTTCAGCCAATCAAGGATGCAGACACAGACTGGACAGTGACCACAGAACATGAGAGGCAAATAAAACGATTTCAGAAAGCTCTACTGACGAGGGAACACAAGGAGGTCGCCGACTGAACGTGTTCTCAGTGCTGTACTCATCTCATTTCATTGGCATGAGCCGCCGACATTTTTTATGCCATGGCCTAGCATCTGTACATCTCTCTCTTGCCCTGGTATGCAGGTGGCTTGCCCCTCGGCGCCTTTTTGGCTATCGTCTTTGACAGCCGGTTCTTCGCGCCCAGCACTTCCGCGTAGCACCTGGGCGCCTGCTTCTTTCTTCTGGTGTAAGGGGCGGTCTTCTTCGCGAGATCCTCCACACAGCTAACATCGGCCAGCGACGTGAAGGACTGGGATCTTCCCTTGTAGTACTTGGACAGCCCTGTTCTGCAGTGAGCGAGTTTAATTAGCTGTCAGAGATGATGATACTGGTGTGAGGCATGCTATATTCAGGCTGTTTTCAGTTTGCTGAGACTGTAATTCCACGTTCAATAATGGAATCATGGTTGGGTAAATAAAATAGCGGGCGGTCACCACTGATCCAATGGTTTCAGTTGGGACTGTTTTGCGCAACGGTATGGTGTAACCTCTAGTTTGAATTCAACACAATATCTGAAATCTGAATTGGTGAAATCAGGTTTCCAACTATATATTTACGTCATAATTGAGAATGACTTGAGCTCTGGAGGAAATTCAGAAACTGATGAGTAGGTTTCCTTTTGTAAACCATTTTTTGCACTTATTTTGCACGAAGTTTAATGCTGAATCATCAGCCAAAAAGATCGGAGCTAACTGTTCAAGACCTATAAAGTACTAAATCACAACCTAAAGCTTATTCCTAGTACCCCAATTGCGCAGCAAAAACAGATCCTCAATCGCACAATGACCCTGATCGTAGGCTTTTTGAGGCGTGTATGTAGTACCTGAGAGCCGGAAGATCCTCCAGCATCGTGGACAGCGCGTAGAGCGGCCCGGCCGGACCCCCGGCGGCCCCGCCCATCTGCATCGTTTCCGACCCCGACGACGTCAAGGATGACAAGGACGACGAGGAGACGTCACGATCCGGCCGGGATGACGACgtcgcgccgtcgccgccctcctcctcgtcgGTGAGGCTCGACGTCGACGAGAAGAGCGACGACGTCGTCGCCGACGATCCGCCAGACACCGTCCCGGCCGCGGACCCCGCCGTGCTCCCAGACACCCAACTGCCGCCTCCGCAGCGGTCCCCTTCCGCAGCCGcaccccgccgccgtcggccatgcagcgccggcgccgcctcgcAAGCATCATCGTCGTCCCCCATCGCGATCGCCCCGGACGGAAGCAGACGGCCGCACGGCGAGCAGCTCGGAACGCACGGTCCCCGGCCGGTCGGGGTCCGCGCGCCCGCTTATATACGCGCGAGGCGGCCGGGGGCGGAGGGGATCATGGGCTGGCTGGATGGAAGAACCGGATTGGCAaggcgagagagagaaggggggagTGGATATGCATGGCATGCACGTTTCCGTGGGCGGGCGGGtgtcctctctctctcatcGTCTCCGGATAGGGCTCGGCGGCCTGATCGCCAACGGGAGGGGGGGGCGGAGAAGTGGAAAATGGATGGTGACAGGCGCCAcgcccgccgccacctccggGAACGGATCCATCCAGCCGCGCGATGGCACCGTGGACGGTTCAGATCGGACGAGCGTCAAAATTCAAAGTTTCTTTTGTTTCACCGTAGTTTTGCTTTTCCTTACCGCGCGGGCTGCTTGACCGGATGACGGTGGGTCCCGTCCCTGCTTCCTCATCGCCTCGTGCGAGTAAATGCTTTTTCCTCCGCATTTTgtgttattattatttttttcaattttttcCCAGCTAGCCTAAATATTTTCCCTGACCACTCCATCTATTCCCTTCCTTAATTTCGCTTGGTCGCGTCGACATCCCGCCGGATACCCAAGCAGCGACGAATCAGATCCTCTTCCACGTGGATCCCCTGCATGCATGCTATGTCCGTACGCGCGGGAGTGGATCCGGGTGGTGGTAATAAATTTGCCGTAGTTACTGCTACCTCAGCACGTACGGCTCGATCGAGATAGGCGTGGCGCCCGTACGTGCACGGCTCAAACATCTCGATCGTGGCTGTCGCTGCTGCAGGTTTAGCGGGCGAGcctgcctctctctctctctctctctctctgggtTAGCTAGCCAAGGATAATGATCATCGGTCCATGAGAGTTTATGATGTTTCGTGCTTATGATAATTAAGGAAGGCAGCCTACAATTTAATTTAAGCAGCTGGCCACAAATTTATCCTGCAATGTTTACGTTTCTTAAACCATCCAATTTAAAGTGCTGTGAATACTACAATGGCCAGCATCTCGTGATGGATAAGAACACACTAAATCATGAAACGTCGAGAAAGCAAAAGGAGGGAGACAAataaaatgaaatgaaatgaacATCCACGTTGGCTCAAAAAGTTCGTCCAAGCACGCATGCGAATATCTTTTGACTGAATTAGCACCAGCTAGCGCTTCTCGTCACCATGTCGATCCTGACCAGCGAGGCGTCAGCACCTGGACGGCAACCCAACCAGCCAAAGCCCAGCTTGGCTGGCGGCGTTGGTGGTGGCCGCCTGGCCCCGACGCCTCTGGTGATGCGTGCTGCCTCGCAAGACCTGTACACGTACACACCTCTTCCTACCTTCCGTGTCTGCAGTTTTCCGGCTATGGAGTGGTTTCACGGCGGCGTGATTCTAAAACATCCAAGTACCGGAGCTAAATGAGGCAGCATAGCAGCTAAATTGTACGTAGACATGAGTTAAAAATCTTGGCATGACGTCGCGAGCAGTGAGCAGCCGTGGTAAGTCAAGACTGGCCTTTACTTACCTGATGAACCCTTGTTTGATCACTCTGGACCTGATGACTGGCTGCTGCTATTGGACCAGTGCTCACCGGAACAAAGAGACCTTATTACTAAGGTGGTCCTTTGGAGGGTGTGGACAGTCCACAACAATATCACGCTGCGAGTCTGGCTTGGGCAAACACCTGCGAGTGTCATTGGTCTGCTTGAGTCCGAAACTCCGAATGTAACTCTGTATCGCCAAGCTAATGAAACTCTCTTTTACCTcgcaaaaaaaaggaaagaaaacatATAAATAATATATAGGGCGTAGCTGCAAAATGGATAATTTGGAAACGTGGCGCCTATCTTTGGAAATGAATTTGTAACTATGGTTTCTTGTTATGAGTGAGGTCATAATTTCATTGGAGTCTCAAACGAAAAATCCATATAGGCTCTGTATGTACATGTATGTGAGTGTCATATTCCATAATAAAAAGGAAAAGTGCTATTTCATTTTTCTTAGCCGACTACCCCCTCCATCCCAAATCAttaattattttgatttttttaGACGTATAGTTTTTGTTATGCATGtagatatatattatatctaagtATATAACAAAAACTATATATTAAAAAGATTAAAATAGCTAATAATTTAGAAAAAAAAGTATTATTCATGTTCAGAAAAGGTAGTCGATGTTTTATTCCACGTGACCCCAACTCCCTAAGGCCCCTTCAAAAAGAGAACATCAGCCAAGGGGTGTTTGGGCCTTCGTTTCAACTGTCCTGATGATTAATTGGGCCTTTCTTTAGCCTGCTCACAAAGCCAACATACAGAACTAGAAGACAAGATCAGGCCACATTAGAAGTGAAGGTTAGGCAGCAATTCAGGCCCAAAATCAGAAATAGAGATGGCAACGGGTACCCGACATCCGAAACCCGGCAAATTTTTACTCTATTAGGGTACGGGTACGGGCTAATATCTATACCCGTGGGTTTCTTAATGGGTGATAATCTGTACCCAACGGGTACGCGGGTACGGGTATAGGATCGTAGCACCCGAACCCGCAAACCCACAGGTTTTTTAAACCCGACATAATATAAAGAATGCACATCATATACTCATTTTATTATGGTCCAATAAGTTTATTTTGGAACTTTGATGTCTAATGTAGTGAACTAGCGGTGCCATACTACGGATGGTGGACAGTAACCGGATATTAATCTAGTTGTGAACTTGTGATGTCTGATGTGATCAATGGTGTTATGATTTGTGGAACACTATCAGTCTTATTGATGTTTATCATGTATTATTGCCTCGGTATTATGTATGTATCTATTGGCTGATACATCTAAGTGGCTGAGTACTTAATAGATTGTCGGGCACGGGCAGCCCGCGGGTACCCGCCACCCGTGCGGGTATGGATTTGGGACATAATCTGTACCCGGTAGCGGGTATGGGTTTCTTTACGGGTGTATTTTATCGTGACGGCTACGGGTATGGGCAAGTCCGTCGCCATCTCGGTGCCTAGCGGGCGCGTGCCCGTTGCCATCTCTAACCAGAAACTAGGTGCCTTTTTCGCCCATCTCGGTGTCTCGCTTCGACCGTTGACCCATTGACCGGAGACTACAACCATTTCACACGTATAAAAGGCACGCCACCCCGTTGGTCACTCCCACGGCTCACTCCCTCCTCCCCCCTTCCCCACCTCAGCTGCTCGGCAGCTCGGCTCACCTCACCGCACCGCCTAGGAAGCTTCCAAGTAAAATAATGTCAGGCTCCAGCTCCACCGCCTGCTGCCGCTTCCCCGTGCTCCTCGTCCTGCTCCTCTTCCTTCTCTTCGCCGGCGAGAGCCGCGCtcagcccgccgccggcgaccacgaCACCCTGCTTGCCGTCAAGAAGGATTGGGGCGACCCCCCGCAGCTCAAGTCCTgggaccccgccgccgcccccgaccACTGCAACTGGACCGGCGTCACCTGCGccactggcggcggcggggccgtcACGGGAATCACCCTGTCCCGCCTCCACCTCACCGGCTCCGTCCCGGAGTCCGTATGCGCGCTCAAGAGCCTCGCCCGCCTCGACCTCTCCTACAACAACCTCACCGGCGCCTTCCCCAGCGCCGCGCTCTACGCCTGCGCGGCGCTTAGCTTCCTCGACCTCTCCAACAACCAGTTCTCGGGGGCCCTCCCGCGCGACATCGACGGCCTCTCGCCGGCGATGGAGCACCTCAACCTCTCCGTCAATGGCTTCGACGGCGAGGTGCCTCCCGCGGTCGCGAGGCTCACGGCGCTCAAGTCCCTGCTGCTCCACACCAACCGCTTCGCGGGCGCGTACCCGGCGGCCGAGATAAGCAATCTCGCCGGGCTCAAGGTCCTCACGCTGGCCGACAACTTGTTCGCCCCAGCGCCCGTGCCCGCGGAGTTCGCCAAGCTCACCAACCTCACCTACCTCTGGATGGACAAAATGGACCTCACCGGCGAGATCCCGGAGGCCTTCTCCAGCCTCACGGAGCTTACGGTGTTCTCCTTAGCGTCGAACAAGCTCACCGGCTCGATCCCGACGTGGGTGCTGCAGCACGCGAACCTTCAGAACATCTACTTGTACAACAACAGCCTCTCCGGCGAGCTGGCCTCAAACGTCACGGCGATGAGCTTGGTTGAGTTTGACGTGTCGACGAATCAGCTCACCGGAGAGATACCGGAAGCCTTCGGCGACCTCAAGAACCTCACCTTTCTAGCTCTTTACAGCAACAAGTTCACCGGCGCGATCCCAGCGACCGTCGGGCTGCTACCGCGGCTCAGAGACATCCGGATACAGGACAACCAgttctccggcgagctcccgccGGAACTCGGGAAGCACTCTCCGCTTGCCAACCTCGATGTGGGCAACAACGACCTCTCCGGCCAGCTGCCGGAGGGGCTCTGCGCCAGTGGAACGCTCTACAACATCGTCGCCTTCGACAACAGCTTCTCAGGCGAATTCCCAGCGAAGTTCGGCGACTGCGTCACGATAAACCACCTCATGCTCTCCAACAACCGCTTATCCGGCGACTTCCCGGCGAAGGTATGGTCGTTCCCGAAGCTGACCACGGTGATGATCCAGAACAACAGCTTCACTGGCACTCTGCCGTCCGAGATTTCCTCCAAGATCTCACGAATTGAGATGGGAAACAACATGTTCTCGGGATCCGTCCCGACGTCGGCAACGGGGCTGAAGGTGTTCCACGCGGAGAACAACCGGCTGGCCGGCGAATTGCCGTCTGACATGAGCAAGCTCGCCAACCTTACTGATCTGATTGCACCCGGCAACCGGATCACCGGCTCCATTCCGACATCGATCAAATTGCTGCAGAAGCTCAATACGCTGAACCTGAGCGCCAACCGGATTTCCGGCGCGATACCGCCGGGGAGCATCGGGACGCTCCCAGCACTGACGACGCTTGATCTGTCCGACAATTTGCTCACCGGCGGCATCCCATCAGATATAAGCAACCTGATCGACGCGCTCAACCTGTCATCGAACCAACTCACCGGCGAGGTGCCGGTTCTGCTCCAGATCGCGGCGTACGACCGCAGCTTCCTCGGCAACCCCGGGCTCTGCGCGAGGGCGGGCTCGGGCACAAACCTCCCGACGTGCcggggcggcggcagaggcgccCACGACGTGCTGTCCAAGGGCCTGATCATCCTCTTCGCGAGCATCGCCGGCGTCGTTTTGATCAGCAGCATCGGCATCGCCTGGCTGCTCTTCCGGCGCCGGAAGGAGAGCCAAGAGGTGACGGACTGGAAGGTGACGGCGTTCACTCAGCTGGACTTCACCGGGTCGGACGTGCTGAGCGACATCCGCGAGGAGAACGAGATCGGCAGCGGCGGGTCCGGGAAGGTGTACCGCATCCACCTCGGCCGCGACGAGGAGGGCGCCGGCAGGATGGTGGCCGTGAAGAGGATTTGGAACCCGAGGAAGGTGGACGAGAAGCTGGACAAGGAGTTCGAGTCGGAGGTGAAGGTGCTGGGCAGCATCCGGCACAACAACATCGTGAAGCTGCTCTGCGGCATCTCCAGCCAGGAGGCCAAGCTGCTGGTCTACGAGTACATGGAGAACGGCAGCCTCGACCGGTGGCTGCACCACCGGGGCCGCGagggcgcgccggcgccgctggACTGGCCGACGAGGCTGGCCATTGCCGTCGACGCGGCCAGGGGGCTCAGCTACATGCACCACGACTGCTCCCAGCCGATCGTGCACCGTGACGTCAAGTCCAGCAACATCCTGCTCGGCCCGGACTTCCAGGCCAAGATCGCCGACTTCGGGCTCGCCCGGATGCTTGCCAAGGCCGGCGAGCCGGAGTCCGTGTCGGCCAACGGCGGGACGTTCGGCTACATGCCTCCAGGTGAGAAGCGAAGCTCGAATTCATGGCGATGCCAGTTCAATTATGCGACAATCTGAGCATATATGTTGAGTTGGAGGAGAATTGTTTGCAGAATACGGGTACATGGCAAGGGTGAGCGAGAAGGTGGACGTCTACAGCTTCGGCGTCGTCCTGCTGGAGCTGGCGACAGGCAAGGTCGCCAACGACCGCGGCGCCGAGCTGTGCCTGGCGAAGTGGGCGTGGCGGCGGTACCAGGAAGGCCCTCCGTTCGACGACGTCGCCGATGTCGAGATCCGGGACGACACGGCCTGCCTGCAGGACGTCGTGTCCGTGTTCACGCTCGGCGTGATTTGCACCGGGGAGGAACCGCAGGCGCGGCCGTCCATGAAGGATGTCCTGCACCAACTCGTACGGTGCTGCCGGGTGCCCGCAGAGGCGGAGACCTGCAGAGTGGAGTAGCAGGCTGCTAGCAGCTCATCGAGGCGCCGAATGCAGCAAGCGCCGGAGGAGCAACTGAAACAATACCTCCCGTACATCGAAAGTTTTATGGCGGGCCGCGATTCTTAGCTCGAGCCCGCCCAACACATTGGCCAGCTATTCGTTTTGTTGACTAGCTCTTGCCTTGGTCGGCATAAATAATGGCGGGCCAAATTATGATTGGCCAGCTCCTGATTGGGTATTTATATGAAAGAACAAAATTCAAACACCAAAATAAAGTTTTGGTGTGCGGAGCTCCCATTGAGACCATGGTACTAAGGCTAGGCATCCCTAAATATTTGTTCATGTAGTTTACACT
The genomic region above belongs to Panicum hallii strain FIL2 chromosome 4, PHallii_v3.1, whole genome shotgun sequence and contains:
- the LOC112890673 gene encoding uncharacterized protein LOC112890673, producing MGDDDDACEAAPALHGRRRRGAAAEGDRCGGGSWVSGSTAGSAAGTVSGGSSATTSSLFSSTSSLTDEEEGGDGATSSSRPDRDVSSSSLSSLTSSGSETMQMGGAAGGPAGPLYALSTMLEDLPALRTGLSKYYKGRSQSFTSLADVSCVEDLAKKTAPYTRRKKQAPRCYAEVLGAKNRLSKTIAKKAPRGKPPAYQGKREMYRC
- the LOC112888650 gene encoding LRR receptor-like serine/threonine-protein kinase HSL2, whose translation is MSGSSSTACCRFPVLLVLLLFLLFAGESRAQPAAGDHDTLLAVKKDWGDPPQLKSWDPAAAPDHCNWTGVTCATGGGGAVTGITLSRLHLTGSVPESVCALKSLARLDLSYNNLTGAFPSAALYACAALSFLDLSNNQFSGALPRDIDGLSPAMEHLNLSVNGFDGEVPPAVARLTALKSLLLHTNRFAGAYPAAEISNLAGLKVLTLADNLFAPAPVPAEFAKLTNLTYLWMDKMDLTGEIPEAFSSLTELTVFSLASNKLTGSIPTWVLQHANLQNIYLYNNSLSGELASNVTAMSLVEFDVSTNQLTGEIPEAFGDLKNLTFLALYSNKFTGAIPATVGLLPRLRDIRIQDNQFSGELPPELGKHSPLANLDVGNNDLSGQLPEGLCASGTLYNIVAFDNSFSGEFPAKFGDCVTINHLMLSNNRLSGDFPAKVWSFPKLTTVMIQNNSFTGTLPSEISSKISRIEMGNNMFSGSVPTSATGLKVFHAENNRLAGELPSDMSKLANLTDLIAPGNRITGSIPTSIKLLQKLNTLNLSANRISGAIPPGSIGTLPALTTLDLSDNLLTGGIPSDISNLIDALNLSSNQLTGEVPVLLQIAAYDRSFLGNPGLCARAGSGTNLPTCRGGGRGAHDVLSKGLIILFASIAGVVLISSIGIAWLLFRRRKESQEVTDWKVTAFTQLDFTGSDVLSDIREENEIGSGGSGKVYRIHLGRDEEGAGRMVAVKRIWNPRKVDEKLDKEFESEVKVLGSIRHNNIVKLLCGISSQEAKLLVYEYMENGSLDRWLHHRGREGAPAPLDWPTRLAIAVDAARGLSYMHHDCSQPIVHRDVKSSNILLGPDFQAKIADFGLARMLAKAGEPESVSANGGTFGYMPPEYGYMARVSEKVDVYSFGVVLLELATGKVANDRGAELCLAKWAWRRYQEGPPFDDVADVEIRDDTACLQDVVSVFTLGVICTGEEPQARPSMKDVLHQLVRCCRVPAEAETCRVE